A window of Clostridioides sp. ES-S-0010-02 genomic DNA:
AATAGCTGATTCTATAAAAAAATACATACCCGATTTTACAATAGAGTATGATGTAGACCCTGTAAGACAAAGTATAGCTGATTCTTGGCCTAATTCATTAGATAGTAGCAGTGCTGTAAATGAATGGAGTTTTAAAGCTAATTATGATTTAGATAAAATGACTAAGGATATGCTAGAAAAATTATCAGAAAAAGGAATTGGCAAATAACAAATTAAGAATTTAGTACCAAAAAATTCAGAGAATAAAACATCTTATATTTATGATTCTATTTTATAATCTTCACTTTTACATAGCTTTTATTCTCTGAAAGACTAACAGTTTTTATTTTTAACATACAACAAACTATTCTTTATAAGCATATTAGTAGTTTTCTAATATGGATTAATCATATAAAAATAAACAGAAAGGAAAAAGCTACTATTGCAAGTATAATAAAAAAACTTAATCAAATTTTACTATACTTTGCATATTATAATACAAGTAGTAGGTGTTAATGTTGCTAAATTTAAGAGAAATTAGAGAAGAAATAATTAAAGAATATATAGGCAATAATTTAATCTCTGAACTTACAGAAGAATTAAAGAACATTCTTATAACTGATTTAAAATCTAACCCATTTAAAAGTAATATTGAACTCAGTATAATACCCGCGAATATAGAAATATTTAAAAAGATAGAAACTAAATTGTTAGAAGCTAAGGTTAATCTAAAAATAGGTTGGGAAAGAATACTTATAAATTCTATCTTAAAAGATTCCTTTGATTTAAATTACGAAATAAATAAAAGTTGTAATGAGCCTTTGATGTTCAGAATCATTATATCAATTGATTCTTATGACGCTTAATCTCATTAAATAAATATCTATGAGGATGTGCTTTTAATTTATGAAATACAAGTTATTTATAGACTTTGAATTTAATATATTAGATGATAATAAATACAAGCTAGAATATAGTGGAGCTGAATTGATTTCAATAGGTTGTGTTTTGGTAGATAATGACTTTAATATAGTTGATGATTATTATTCTTTAGTTAAACCAAAATACAATGAAATACTTTCATTTAAGTGTAAAAAACTCACTAAATTAAACCAGTTAGAAATTAATAATGCTCCTAATCTTTTATATGTTATGGATGATTTTTTCAAATGGTTTAAAAAATTTAGCGATGTTACAATATATAATTGGGGTGATTTTGATATTGCTGGTCTTCTAAATTCCTTTAGAGTATATAAATATGCGGGTACCTGCTTAGAGTTATTCAATATGATGATTGATATTCAACCTTTTATATCTCAGCATATTACATATAAAAATAGAGTCTTATCTAAGCAACTATCTTTACTAAATATGAAAAAGATTTTTTCTGTAGAGGGAGAAATTAAACATAATTCACTTTCAGATGCTCTGGATTTAATGAATGTATGTAAATGCTTTTACCTTAACTATCCTAAAGATACTAATACACTTGAAGAATTATACAATAAACTGCCTCCTATTAAAAATCCTTTATATTATATTCCCTATTTTGAGGATGAAAATTTTGAACTTAAATTTGATAAGACTCCAGAAGATATAATAATGTATCTTAAACAAATATTCAATATATTAAATATAAGTAAAAAAGACATTTATTTTAAAAAAAGAAGTGTATTAGTAAATAATTCTAAAATTATCAACTTCAAAAACTTATCTTCTTCTTTTAAATTAATAAAGCTCAATGAATTTGAAGAATATCCTGATTTTGTATTGAAATTAGGTGATAAAAAGAATTTTGTTGAATCTGTAGTTAAGATAAATAAAAGTAATAGAAAATCCATAAAAAATTTAATATTGAGATTATCAAGAGTACCTTAAATGATTGAATTCAATTGTTTAAGGTATTTTTTATAATCTGAATTATTTTTTTTATATAGGATATACTAACTTAGTATAAATATTTTTTAAAGGAGTAATTGATAGATATGACAGTGGTATTAATAAGAAGTATTATATTATACATAACAGTGTTGATTGCACTTAGAGTCATGGGAAAAGGTGAAATCGCTGAAATGAACTGTTTTGACTTGGTCATAACACTTTTAATTGCAGAAGTTGCATCCGTCCCAATGGAAAATAATAATATACCAATTATAAATGGTGTTGCAGCAATAACTGGCCTTGTAATTATGCAGACTCTAATTTCATTTTTATCCTTAAAAAGCAGAAAATTAAGTTCATTTTTATCAGGTAAACCTTCTGTCTTAATTGACAAAGGAAAGATTGTATATAATGAACTTAAAAAAGAAAGAGTTAGTATAGATGAGTTGTTAGAACAATTGAGAATTCAAGGTTACTTCAACATAAAAGATGTACAATATGCTATTTTAGAGACTGATGGTAATTTAAGTGTGGTTCCAGCATCAAGTTATAATAGTACTCCTCCAAGAGCTTTTAACCATTTACCAATTCCACTTATTTTGGATGGTAAAATAATAAATAAAAATCTTGATATGGCTGAAAAAGATACTAACTGGTTAATGGGTATCTTAAAGTCTAACCACATAGAAACTTTTAAAGATGTTCTTATTTGTGTTTTAGATGAAAATGACAAAATATTTATT
This region includes:
- a CDS encoding exonuclease domain-containing protein, translating into MKYKLFIDFEFNILDDNKYKLEYSGAELISIGCVLVDNDFNIVDDYYSLVKPKYNEILSFKCKKLTKLNQLEINNAPNLLYVMDDFFKWFKKFSDVTIYNWGDFDIAGLLNSFRVYKYAGTCLELFNMMIDIQPFISQHITYKNRVLSKQLSLLNMKKIFSVEGEIKHNSLSDALDLMNVCKCFYLNYPKDTNTLEELYNKLPPIKNPLYYIPYFEDENFELKFDKTPEDIIMYLKQIFNILNISKKDIYFKKRSVLVNNSKIINFKNLSSSFKLIKLNEFEEYPDFVLKLGDKKNFVESVVKINKSNRKSIKNLILRLSRVP
- a CDS encoding DUF421 domain-containing protein, which translates into the protein MTVVLIRSIILYITVLIALRVMGKGEIAEMNCFDLVITLLIAEVASVPMENNNIPIINGVAAITGLVIMQTLISFLSLKSRKLSSFLSGKPSVLIDKGKIVYNELKKERVSIDELLEQLRIQGYFNIKDVQYAILETDGNLSVVPASSYNSTPPRAFNHLPIPLILDGKIINKNLDMAEKDTNWLMGILKSNHIETFKDVLICVLDENDKIFIQNKKGD